Sequence from the Calypte anna isolate BGI_N300 chromosome 25, bCalAnn1_v1.p, whole genome shotgun sequence genome:
AAATGGGCTGGAAACACAAAAAATCATTTGACAACCATCCTTTCTGATAAGCCCCATTTCTCCTTAGTTGGAGATCCTCAGAGAAGGAGCAATGTCTCTGGCTGTTAAACACAGATGAGCTCTGCTCACTGATGATatgacaccaaaaaaaaaataagtggggaaaaaaaaaagcagtgaaaactaaaaaattTTACAAAAGTGCAACTTGAAGCTCTGGAGATCCAGGACACTGCAGAGATCAGCCCATGACTGCTCACCAGATACAAACCAAGCTGCTGGTGGGTGCCCTCCTTTGGCAGCTGGTGCTCCAATGGTTATCCACAAGGATTCTTAtcaggtggaaaaaaattgaGGGTTGACAAGGGTTTGCTGGTCTGAAGGGTCAATAAGCCCCTCTGGAGCCTCAGAAAGTCTCAGAATAACATAAGATGGCTTTCACCTGGGTGGAAGTGAACTTGCCAGGGGGATGAGCTAAAACTTATGgtagagaaacaaaaagaaaatcaccCATCTCCCAAGAACAGGgcacagaaaaaccccaaaaaaacccccaaagcatCTAGATAGCTAAACATGCATTGAAGCACTTACCTGGTGTCTCCTGGTGttagaaggagaagaagaagcaACCACTCAAGTTAAGAAGCCTCCTGAACAGGAGCCTTTTATATCCTTTCAGAAGTCAACCTCAGTAGTTGATTACAACAGATTAACTTGATGACCAGAATCTTTCACAACCAGAACTTGCTCCACTGACACCTCCATACACCTGGACTTCAGTCAAGGTCTCTGAGAGATCCCTCCTCTTTCAGGTGCGGGggatttgttgtttttcatgCAAGGCACACCCAATCTGGTAATAACTGGCTAATTTATTAATAATCCATCTTGATGCTGGGCAAAGATCCCACAGGTGAACTGGGATTTGAGAGATGACTTAGATTTGTTGTGGTGTTAGCAGAACATGTCTTAATGAAGCTTAGGTGCTTCCTGAGAGATTTGTCTGTGACCACCAGGCCTGGTTTCCAGCTGCCATAAATCTGAGTGTGTTGCATCCCAACTCCTGGGAAGGCCACCAGGTCTCTCCCAGTTcttgattttccttctcttctgccaaaaaattagaaatctttttttccttgcactttGACATAGATTTTCAACTAAGAAACTAAAATGtaggggtgttttttgtttgtttttttttttttaatttcaagcaCTGGGTTTGGCTTGCTGAAGTCATGGCaggatttcttctttctgggGATGTATTCATGTGTCAGAAATATGCTGAGCCCTTGAAATTTCTCCAAGGAAGGAACAGACAGAACATTTTGACAGAAACATTGTCCATAGCTCTACTGGAAAAGGGATTTCAAGCCTCCCTTGACTATTCCTCAATGCTGGGCCCTGTGGGCCATATTCAGCCCTTGAAATTACAGACTGGTGCCCATTACAGATGGGTGATACACTGAGTTCTGGTGGATGAGGTTCCATGGGGTACATGTGAGCAGAATgtgctaatggaaaaaaaaaaaaaaagccatcatcCCAGATCTTGACATCCCTCACTCATGTCTGATTTACCAAGGGTCTGAATAAATCTGAAGCTGAGCTGGACCAAACATCATTTGCAAATGTTCAGGGGAATCTTAGCAATGCTCAGAACTAACCACAGGTGCATACGGGAGCTGTGTGTCAGGGCTTTTGCAATACGTTTTCCTACAGGCACAGGAAGCATGATGAGCACAGAGCCACAGGTTTCTTCTGCCACTTCCTCTGAGGTTTTAAGAGCTGGGTGCTTCCAGCTGTGATTACTGCACCTGGCGCAAccctggcagcagaggcagagaagaaaaaactggAAATGACTAACAGCTGATAGAGCTGGATGAAGATACTTGGAAATCCATCAGGGGTGACTAACCTATGGGATGGATCCCATTAGTAGCTTCATATGACCTCCTGACTAAGACTTTTTCCATGCTTGAAAGTGGGCACTGAGTTATTAGCAAGGCAGAGCTTGTTGCTGAGGCCCCAGTGGGTTGCATCCTACTGTAGGGAGTAGAGATGCAcattcctcctctccccttctaTTTTCATGCTGTTGAATAGCTGGTCCACCACCCCCTGCTTTGTCTACCTGAGCTGAAAGGTGTGTTCAGGTGTTGAATTTGTTTGCCTGACTGAGACATGTTTTGCTTATCATTATCCCTGCTTTATGGTGTCACCTTTTGGTGTCGACAGAATGAACACAAAAAGTCCTCTGCTGTCAAACTCTACACCTGCACACAAGGCTTCATTAAAAGCTGATTTAGTAACAGTGTTTACACACGCCTAAATATAACTCTTTTCTAGATTAGATGTCCTCCACCCTTGCCCTAATGATATGGTAGGTGAAGAGTAATTCTTTACATCCCAGACATGGAAATTGTGTGGCCACCACAGAGACAGAGGTAAGCAAGTCACATGCACAGCATGGAAGACAAAGGAGACATTATCTCTGAAACTCAGCATTGAGATGTCCCTCCAGACAATGGGCCTCCTCCAGTTCCAAAAATCAGATCtccaaatacagaaaatgcaCTGAGAAGTGAATTAAGATACTATTGTACCTGCCAGGCATTAATGAACGTAAAATACCAACCAACATAGCAGTCAGGGATGTGACTTCTTGATAACAAGAGGGAGACCTGCCCAGAGCCACACAAAGTGTCTGCAGCAAACCTGGGAACACAACTGCAATTTTGCAGGGCTCAGACCTGTTCCTGAACCACAAAAGGATTCATCTCCTGAAGCCAAATCCCccactttctttttctagtcAGTGGGGAGCATGGGAAGAATTCATCCAAAATACCATTTTCATTTCTATCAGaatgtttttaagaaataattaaaatctcaTCAAGAATGTTCAAATTCCTTCTCTCTTGGattctgggttttctttcacttcagtttACCTTTTAACAGTTTCTAAGTTTTGCCTCCAAAATGTAGAGCTATAAAGACCAAAATTCTATCATTAGTAaagatggaaattatttttccagtattATTTTCAAGTAGGACaaagccaattttttttataactgaCTGGATGATGTTTTGCTTGTGAAATTAGAAGACACGTTACAATTCATACTCTGTGTTTACAGCACAGCATTGCAGGCACAAATCCTTCCCAACCATAGCAGCCtttgacagaaaaatgaaaggaaaatggtttTGTACCCAAAGACATGGAAGAAGGGAGAtgaaataaagacagaagaCAAGTGATGCCATCGATGGTCAATTTTATTGCTGCACAAAGACATTAAAAGAGAAGAGGACATACATTAAAGAATAGATACAAATGAAAGAATAGAAGGGGAGACATCTTCCAACATCAACTGCTTACAGCACAACCATTACTACATAATTCCCAAGATGCCCAGCAGTGTAATGTTGGCCAAAACTGCAGTTACCATGGAAATTGCAGTAGCAGAAGTATCACAAGAAACAAAGatacaggctggaaaaaacatAATCCAAAACAAAGAGAACATGGATTAACCAGGTCGAGAGAGGTCTTGGCATGTTGCAGGTGAGTCTGTAATCTGTTTTTCAGTCCGTGGGTGCCCAGGAGCCTTATGCCACGCAGGGGGCTGTACTAAGGCTTGGGTGCTCAGCAGGGCTGCAAGCGGACGGTGCTGCAGGGCTCCAGGCACACGGTCTCGCAGGGCTCAGGGCACTTGGTGGCACAGACCTCCACGCagggggctgggcagggctccACGCACTGGGTGGCACAGGACTGCCCGCAGACGTCGACGCACTTCGGGGGGCAGGGGTCCACGCACTGCTCCACgcactgggtgctgcaggacTGGGTGCAGCAAGACTCGACgcactgggtgctgcaggacTGGGTGCACTGGGTGGCACAGGGG
This genomic interval carries:
- the LOC103530505 gene encoding proline-rich protein 9; its protein translation is MSYYEQCKQPCLPPPICMQKCSRCAQPCKTVCVEPCSDVCVKPCPGPCVEVCPAPCATQCTQSCSTQCVESCCTQSCSTQCVEQCVDPCPPKCVDVCGQSCATQCVEPCPAPCVEVCATKCPEPCETVCLEPCSTVRLQPC